In the bacterium genome, CCGGTAGGCTCCTGCGCGTACCGTATGCAATTCGAACCCGCCCGGCTCGAGCACTTCACGCCCGTCTTCGAGACGGTATCGTGGCGCGTCTTCCTCGTCGGCGTACCCGGCCGGGAGGCGCCGGGGCTCGGGCCGCCGTCGCCGCTGTTCACCGGCCCGGCCGCGGCCGGCGGCTTCTACGACGAAAGCTTCACCGACCGCGCGTACGCGGTCATCGACGACGCGCTGCAACACTACAACGACGGCGTCGAGCTGTACGACCGGAAGGATTTCGAACCCGCTCGAGCCGAGTTCGTACGGGCGCTCGAGCTTTGCCCGCGGCTGGCCGGCGTCTGGGACGGGCTGGCCTGGCTCGAGATCCAGGACGGCAACGGCCGCGCCGCGGCCTACGCCGCGCGGCAAGCCCTCGCGCTCGACCCCTACGACGACGCCGCGCTCGAGGCGCTCGCGACGCTGCGAGGCGAACGGTGATGCTGGACCTCGTCGTCGGCATCGACCGGGCGCTTTTCGCCCTAATAAACCAGACGCTGGCCTGGCCGCCGCTGGACGGCGTCTTCCTCGTCATTACGCACAAGTATTTCTACCTGGGCGCCGGCGTCCTCACGGCGATATACCTGCCGGCGCGCTACCGCCGGCCGGGGATATATTGCGTAATCGCGGCGGCGGCGGCGGTGGGCCTCGCGGACCTGACGACGGTCCGCCTCCTCAAGCCGCTCTTCGCCCGCGCCAGGCCGCCGTTCGCGCTCGAGACGGTACGCCTCCTGCTGCCGCACCAGGCGCCGTCGCCGGCCTTCCCGTCGGCCCACGCCGCGAACACGTTCGCCTTCGCCTTCGTCGTCTTCACGGAATACAAGCGCGTCGGCGCGGCGCTCTTCGCGGTGGCGCTCGTCGTCTCGTACTCGCGCGTCTACGTCGGCGTCCACTACCCGCTGGACGCGGCCGGCGGCGCGATGTGGGGAATGTTTATCGGGATATGGGCCGTCTCGGGGCGGTTCTACCTG is a window encoding:
- a CDS encoding phosphatase PAP2 family protein produces the protein MLDLVVGIDRALFALINQTLAWPPLDGVFLVITHKYFYLGAGVLTAIYLPARYRRPGIYCVIAAAAAVGLADLTTVRLLKPLFARARPPFALETVRLLLPHQAPSPAFPSAHAANTFAFAFVVFTEYKRVGAALFAVALVVSYSRVYVGVHYPLDAAGGAMWGMFIGIWAVSGRFYLGAFARRWWYLARRRREGQTVE